A window from Streptomyces subrutilus encodes these proteins:
- a CDS encoding ricin-type beta-trefoil lectin domain protein — MRPSRRSRSTSPGGLRLRRTSRSLTLPLAGAAALALGAGLLVGPPAAADDARGHGPANSAWPTPAPLPPSPESRAIDAAKTEAGNSGKSVVIDHLTTASSQTFANPGGTLTTDTTPVPQRVKAPSGTWQTLDATLRTNPDGSVTPTAVASPLSFSGGGTGPMATMTTGDGKRLALKAPFPLPKPALHGDSALYTTVLPDVDLELTATPVGGWRQVLIVRSPEAAASPAVRSLRLGIEADGLSVTADGAGNLTATDDRGRTRFSAPTPLMWDSAAPPATAAAVPSRQARSLATQSAPADGEEPVRSSTDGPGQGAVVKQIRTTVDAQAIHLVPDAALLGQGTGPWYIDPGINPTIDNANQAWAQVQEAYPDTNEFNGTQYGQDKPATGYCGYNVGNPPCEGIGRTRAYFQIGVDSRLYYSEIINATFHATVISSSSPSTPTPMGLYSTTAIGNPTKWNQQPCDKNSRMGGCTKIGHANISGTGGIAFDVKDLFKTAVRYQWPTLTVGLAPDDENNKYYRQRFNNTPHIVVEYGITPTVWWPRASPTPGFAGTGAYADCRTPGTANPWDNPGWIGANNNITLSTNTYSATGLQLWTAFQYWDDDNGGQSAYAETGWNSSHGTVSVDIGPLTDGHQYGWMARNTDGTLTSANTDMCFFRVDRTPPTAVVTSTDFPASDTIGARPKLAGQEGTFTLSGTDPTPLGGGRTSGLACARWTTDPVKAAATGWKCTDTEPGITRLTDGKGTVKITPRTWGTNFVYLQTQDNAGNMSQPAVYSYYAPSNPDAGKPVFGDVDGDHTPDILLPDSAGNLRKISAGSDPYAAPAAKAQAAPGYSADWNAVQTTHRGSPGDKLVDDLYAHQADHPKLYLYANDNRGAFDTKAPEPITKPGTCLNATFAVINCTDHGYTTDWSKVTRIAAYGSVTGDGNGPNADALPRTSLLFVENGRLWLSLAGTAGQLSKNAILLSGNDTAWGGYELITPGRAQGTDFPTLLARSKTDGSVRAFSVQGAAQAPVLTGFANPASGPVIGTVDPKVYPLAGSDGDLDGDRIPDLWALDTKQQLVAFNGTGVAPKDNVLYPTLSGIGTTPLTLGNLNTPKAQWILAGQSGGKTPDAVGAGAAKPLGTTPGTVTGVTFPEEVIGGRPARHAAFTRGSAIAMPAPVIDTRKSFTISTMAKATKAGGVVLSQDLSRNSSLLLYPDHNRNTWHFALANGDTGSWPYDDTNESNSTANLALGTWTQLTAVYDHTTGLMRLYVNGVLASTGHHDAATSPAPVGPFALGRFKSDGAYADSPFEGGISNLAVYPYAASVAAPGATGPLALTAAATHCVDNDYGRSDDGNKIQITGCNGSAAQQFQIRNDGTVQIQGKCIGAAGAGTANGTLIELRTCADVPSQKFLPRANGALFNPVSGRCLDLGGFNTTPGTQLGLYDCNPSNAQRWTIPTLGTARLPLPSPVPII; from the coding sequence ATGAGACCGTCACGTCGTTCACGCAGTACGAGTCCGGGGGGGCTCCGTCTACGCCGGACCTCCCGTTCCCTGACCCTTCCCCTGGCCGGGGCCGCCGCCCTCGCCCTCGGCGCCGGCCTCCTCGTGGGGCCGCCCGCCGCTGCCGACGACGCCCGGGGCCACGGCCCCGCCAACAGCGCCTGGCCCACTCCCGCACCACTGCCGCCCAGCCCGGAATCCCGCGCCATCGACGCGGCGAAGACCGAGGCCGGGAACAGCGGCAAGTCCGTCGTCATCGACCATCTGACGACGGCGAGTTCGCAGACCTTCGCCAACCCCGGTGGCACCCTCACCACGGACACCACACCCGTTCCGCAGCGCGTCAAGGCTCCCTCCGGGACGTGGCAGACCCTCGACGCCACCCTGCGGACCAACCCCGACGGCAGCGTGACGCCCACGGCCGTCGCCTCCCCGCTGAGCTTCTCGGGTGGCGGCACGGGCCCCATGGCCACCATGACCACGGGCGACGGCAAGAGGTTGGCCCTCAAGGCGCCCTTCCCCCTGCCCAAGCCCGCTCTCCACGGCGACAGCGCCCTGTACACCACGGTACTGCCCGACGTCGACCTGGAGTTGACCGCGACACCTGTCGGCGGCTGGCGCCAAGTCCTGATCGTCCGCTCCCCCGAGGCCGCGGCGAGCCCCGCCGTCAGGAGCCTCCGTCTCGGCATCGAAGCCGATGGACTGTCGGTCACCGCAGACGGCGCCGGTAACCTCACCGCCACCGACGACCGGGGCAGGACCCGCTTCTCCGCTCCCACCCCCCTGATGTGGGATTCCGCTGCGCCCCCGGCCACCGCGGCAGCCGTCCCGTCCCGGCAGGCGCGCTCCCTGGCCACCCAGTCCGCCCCGGCCGACGGCGAAGAGCCCGTGCGTTCCAGCACCGACGGTCCCGGCCAAGGCGCGGTGGTGAAGCAGATCCGCACGACCGTCGACGCCCAGGCCATCCACCTCGTGCCCGATGCGGCCCTCCTGGGGCAGGGCACCGGGCCCTGGTACATCGACCCGGGCATCAACCCGACCATCGACAACGCCAACCAGGCCTGGGCCCAGGTTCAAGAGGCCTACCCCGACACCAACGAGTTCAACGGCACCCAGTACGGGCAGGACAAGCCCGCCACCGGCTACTGCGGCTACAACGTCGGCAACCCGCCGTGCGAGGGCATCGGCCGGACCCGTGCCTACTTCCAGATCGGGGTCGACTCCAGGCTGTACTACAGCGAGATCATCAACGCGACCTTCCACGCGACCGTGATCTCCTCGTCCAGCCCGAGCACACCCACCCCGATGGGCTTGTACTCCACGACCGCGATCGGCAATCCGACCAAGTGGAACCAGCAGCCGTGTGACAAGAATTCACGGATGGGCGGCTGCACCAAGATCGGCCACGCGAACATCTCCGGGACCGGCGGCATAGCCTTCGACGTGAAGGACCTGTTCAAGACCGCCGTCCGGTACCAGTGGCCCACCCTCACCGTCGGCCTCGCACCCGATGACGAAAACAACAAGTACTACCGCCAGCGGTTCAACAACACCCCGCACATCGTGGTGGAGTACGGCATCACCCCCACCGTCTGGTGGCCGCGTGCCAGCCCGACCCCCGGCTTCGCCGGCACCGGCGCCTACGCCGACTGCCGCACCCCCGGCACCGCGAACCCCTGGGACAACCCAGGCTGGATCGGAGCCAACAACAACATCACCCTGAGCACGAACACCTACTCGGCCACCGGGCTCCAGCTCTGGACGGCCTTCCAGTACTGGGACGACGACAACGGCGGCCAGAGCGCTTACGCCGAGACCGGGTGGAACAGCAGCCACGGCACCGTCAGCGTCGACATCGGGCCGCTGACAGACGGACACCAGTACGGCTGGATGGCCCGCAACACCGACGGCACGCTCACCAGCGCCAACACCGACATGTGTTTCTTCCGGGTCGACCGCACTCCACCGACCGCCGTCGTCACGTCCACCGACTTCCCCGCCTCCGACACCATCGGCGCCCGCCCCAAGCTCGCCGGCCAGGAGGGCACCTTCACTCTCAGCGGCACCGACCCCACCCCCCTCGGTGGCGGCCGCACCTCGGGCCTGGCCTGCGCACGGTGGACCACCGACCCCGTCAAGGCGGCGGCCACGGGCTGGAAGTGCACCGACACCGAGCCCGGCATCACCCGTCTGACCGACGGCAAGGGCACCGTCAAGATCACTCCCCGGACCTGGGGCACCAACTTCGTCTACCTGCAGACCCAGGACAATGCGGGCAACATGTCCCAGCCCGCCGTCTACAGCTATTACGCGCCCTCCAACCCGGATGCCGGCAAGCCCGTCTTCGGTGACGTGGACGGCGACCACACGCCCGACATCCTGCTCCCCGACAGCGCCGGCAACCTCCGCAAGATCTCGGCCGGCTCGGATCCTTACGCCGCGCCCGCGGCCAAGGCCCAGGCCGCACCCGGTTACAGCGCCGACTGGAACGCCGTCCAGACCACGCACCGGGGCAGCCCGGGCGACAAGCTCGTCGACGACCTCTACGCACACCAGGCGGACCACCCGAAGCTCTACCTGTACGCCAACGACAACCGAGGCGCGTTCGACACGAAGGCCCCCGAGCCGATCACCAAGCCGGGAACCTGCCTCAACGCGACCTTCGCCGTGATCAACTGCACCGATCACGGCTACACGACCGATTGGTCCAAGGTCACCCGGATCGCCGCCTACGGTTCGGTCACGGGGGACGGCAACGGACCCAACGCGGACGCGCTGCCCAGAACCTCCCTGCTGTTCGTCGAGAACGGCCGCCTGTGGCTCAGCCTCGCCGGCACCGCCGGCCAGCTGTCGAAGAACGCGATTCTGCTCTCGGGCAACGACACCGCGTGGGGCGGCTACGAGCTGATCACGCCCGGACGCGCCCAGGGCACCGACTTCCCCACCCTGCTGGCCCGGTCCAAGACCGACGGCTCGGTGCGCGCCTTCTCCGTCCAGGGCGCCGCGCAGGCACCGGTCCTCACCGGATTCGCCAACCCCGCGTCCGGACCGGTCATCGGCACGGTGGACCCCAAGGTCTACCCCCTCGCCGGTTCGGACGGCGACCTCGACGGCGACCGCATCCCCGATCTGTGGGCACTGGACACCAAGCAGCAGCTCGTCGCCTTCAACGGAACCGGTGTCGCCCCCAAGGACAATGTCCTCTACCCCACCCTCAGCGGCATCGGCACGACTCCCCTCACCCTGGGCAATCTGAACACTCCCAAGGCCCAATGGATCCTCGCCGGTCAAAGCGGTGGAAAGACACCGGACGCCGTAGGCGCCGGCGCTGCCAAGCCGTTGGGCACCACTCCGGGCACCGTCACCGGCGTCACGTTCCCCGAGGAGGTCATCGGCGGCCGACCTGCCCGCCACGCCGCCTTCACCCGGGGATCCGCGATCGCCATGCCCGCTCCGGTGATCGACACCCGCAAGAGCTTCACCATCAGCACCATGGCCAAGGCCACCAAGGCGGGCGGAGTCGTTCTCAGCCAGGACCTGAGCCGCAACAGTTCTCTGCTCCTGTACCCCGACCACAACAGGAACACCTGGCACTTCGCCCTGGCCAACGGTGACACGGGCTCGTGGCCGTACGACGACACCAACGAGTCGAACAGCACCGCGAACCTCGCCCTTGGCACCTGGACCCAGCTCACCGCCGTCTACGACCACACCACCGGCCTGATGCGCCTGTACGTCAACGGCGTCCTCGCTTCCACCGGACACCACGACGCGGCCACCAGCCCGGCCCCCGTCGGACCCTTCGCTCTGGGCCGCTTCAAATCGGACGGCGCCTACGCCGACTCGCCCTTCGAGGGCGGGATCAGCAACCTGGCGGTGTACCCCTACGCCGCCTCTGTCGCGGCCCCCGGCGCCACCGGGCCCCTCGCTCTGACCGCCGCGGCCACCCACTGCGTCGACAACGACTACGGGCGCTCCGACGACGGCAACAAGATCCAGATCACCGGTTGCAACGGCAGTGCGGCCCAGCAGTTCCAGATCCGCAACGACGGCACCGTCCAGATCCAGGGCAAGTGCATCGGCGCAGCGGGGGCCGGTACCGCGAACGGCACGCTGATAGAACTCCGGACCTGCGCCGACGTCCCCAGCCAGAAGTTCCTGCCGCGCGCCAACGGCGCGCTCTTCAACCCCGTCTCGGGCCGCTGTCTCGACCTCGGTGGCTTCAACACCACGCCCGGCACTCAGCTCGGACTCTACGACTGCAACCCGAGCAACGCCCAGCGCTGGACCATCCCCACACTCGGGACGGCCCGGCTCCCCCTCCCCAGCCCCGTCCCCATCATCTGA
- a CDS encoding GNAT family N-acetyltransferase, translated as MSSSTTSFPDRIELAGEGLVLRDWTEADLGAMPELFDHPDIAYWTPIASPFDAAAARARLERARRLRAEGTAVLLAITVDGGAPLGEVMLRRAPEGTELGYAVGPAHRGQGLAARAVRVMAAYARDRLGAERVILELEAENASSVAVAVAAGFALLDVPLITGEEKGRAYALQTWGRELS; from the coding sequence ATGAGCAGCAGCACGACGTCCTTTCCCGACCGGATCGAGCTCGCCGGGGAGGGACTCGTCCTGCGCGACTGGACGGAGGCGGACCTCGGCGCGATGCCGGAGCTGTTCGACCACCCGGACATCGCGTACTGGACGCCGATCGCCTCGCCCTTCGACGCGGCGGCCGCCCGTGCCCGGCTGGAGCGGGCCCGGCGGTTGCGGGCGGAGGGGACGGCCGTCCTGCTGGCCATCACCGTCGACGGCGGAGCCCCGCTGGGCGAGGTGATGCTGCGCCGCGCCCCCGAGGGCACCGAGCTCGGCTACGCGGTGGGACCGGCCCACCGCGGGCAGGGGCTGGCGGCCCGCGCGGTGCGGGTGATGGCCGCGTACGCCCGCGACCGGCTCGGCGCGGAGCGGGTGATCCTGGAGCTGGAGGCGGAGAACGCGTCCAGCGTCGCGGTGGCGGTCGCGGCGGGCTTCGCCCTGCTCGACGTGCCCTTGATCACCGGCGAGGAGAAGGGGCGGGCCTACGCCCTGCAGACCTGGGGCCGCGAGCTGTCCTGA
- the tsaD gene encoding tRNA (adenosine(37)-N6)-threonylcarbamoyltransferase complex transferase subunit TsaD — MVLGIESSCDETGAGIVRDGKLLAHVVASSMDEHARFGGVVPEIAARAHLHAFNPVVRQALDQAGLKASQLDAVAVTTGPGLSGALQVGLAGAKTLAYALGLPLYGVHHLAGHVAADTLEHGPLPEPCMVLVVSGGHTSLLLVRDLVREPILHLGDTLDDAAGECFDKVARVLGLPYPGGPAIDRAARGGNPEAVAFPRPLTGGPRADDPYAYSFSFSGLKTAAARWAEGHRLRGGEPPVADGAASLQEAVADVLTRKAVAACTAHGVRTLVVVGGVAANSRVRALAERRCASAGIELRVPPMTLCTDNGAMIAAVGDLLVRAGAEPGPPEMTIDPSAPLEYAALTPVAARAG; from the coding sequence GTGGTGCTCGGGATCGAGTCGTCCTGCGACGAGACCGGCGCGGGCATCGTCCGCGACGGGAAGCTCCTCGCGCACGTCGTCGCCTCCAGCATGGACGAGCACGCCCGCTTCGGCGGGGTCGTCCCGGAGATCGCCGCCCGCGCCCACCTGCACGCCTTCAACCCGGTCGTCCGCCAGGCGCTCGACCAGGCCGGGCTGAAGGCCTCCCAACTCGACGCCGTCGCCGTCACTACCGGCCCCGGCCTCTCCGGCGCGCTCCAGGTCGGACTGGCCGGAGCCAAGACCCTCGCCTACGCCCTCGGCCTGCCGCTCTACGGAGTCCACCACCTGGCCGGCCACGTCGCCGCCGACACCCTGGAGCACGGCCCGCTACCCGAGCCCTGCATGGTGCTCGTCGTCTCCGGCGGACACACCTCGCTGCTGCTCGTCCGCGACCTCGTGCGCGAGCCGATCCTGCACCTCGGGGACACCCTGGACGACGCGGCCGGGGAGTGCTTCGACAAGGTGGCCCGCGTCCTGGGCCTGCCCTACCCGGGCGGTCCGGCCATCGACCGCGCCGCGCGGGGCGGCAACCCCGAGGCCGTCGCCTTCCCCCGCCCGCTCACCGGCGGACCGCGCGCGGACGACCCGTACGCGTACTCCTTCTCCTTCTCCGGGCTCAAGACCGCGGCCGCCCGCTGGGCCGAGGGGCACCGGCTGCGCGGCGGGGAGCCGCCGGTCGCCGACGGCGCGGCCTCCCTCCAGGAGGCGGTGGCCGACGTGCTGACCCGCAAGGCGGTCGCGGCCTGCACGGCGCACGGGGTGCGGACCCTGGTGGTCGTCGGCGGCGTCGCGGCCAACTCCCGGGTACGGGCCCTCGCCGAGCGCCGCTGCGCCTCTGCCGGCATCGAACTGCGGGTGCCCCCGATGACCCTGTGCACCGACAACGGCGCGATGATCGCCGCCGTCGGGGACCTGCTGGTGCGCGCGGGCGCCGAACCGGGCCCGCCCGAGATGACCATCGACCCCTCCGCCCCCCTGGAGTACGCCGCGCTCACCCCGGTCGCGGCCCGGGCCGGCTGA
- a CDS encoding ion transporter produces MAHPMPAGHGRAKLAARCRAAAEAPAFGMAVFCVILLNAVLMGAETYSGLAEEYRQVLQAAEDGCLVLFTLEMLVRLGACADQPKAFFRDPWNVFDLVVVASAFVPLVRENTTLLRLLRLARVLRTARFLPHLRILLVAVGRSLPGTASFLFVGALVLYVYAMVGWVCFADADPQHYGSVGRAALTLFLLTTLDGLTDAVRAGLQISRLSIIYYASYALLASFVLVNVLIGVVLNSLDEAREMEKEASRAQPDPGRDGPDAADGDLRDRIATARRALDEIEAGLGAAPQAARPPARQLEASHTGG; encoded by the coding sequence ATGGCACATCCGATGCCGGCCGGGCACGGCCGGGCGAAGCTGGCGGCCCGTTGCCGGGCGGCCGCGGAGGCGCCGGCCTTCGGCATGGCCGTCTTCTGCGTGATCCTGCTGAACGCGGTGCTGATGGGGGCGGAGACCTACAGCGGGCTCGCCGAAGAGTACCGGCAGGTGCTGCAGGCGGCGGAGGACGGCTGCCTCGTCCTGTTCACGCTGGAGATGCTGGTGCGCCTGGGCGCCTGCGCGGACCAGCCGAAAGCATTCTTCCGCGACCCGTGGAACGTCTTCGACCTCGTCGTCGTCGCCTCCGCCTTCGTCCCGCTGGTGCGCGAGAACACCACCCTGCTGCGGCTGCTGCGGCTGGCCCGCGTCCTGCGCACCGCGCGCTTCCTGCCCCATCTGCGCATCCTGCTGGTAGCGGTGGGCCGCAGCCTGCCCGGTACCGCCAGCTTCCTGTTCGTCGGGGCGCTCGTGCTGTACGTGTACGCCATGGTCGGCTGGGTGTGCTTCGCCGACGCCGACCCGCAGCACTACGGGTCGGTGGGCCGCGCCGCACTCACCCTGTTCCTGCTGACCACCCTGGACGGGCTGACCGATGCCGTCCGCGCGGGGCTGCAGATCTCCCGCCTCAGCATCATCTACTACGCCTCGTACGCGCTGCTCGCCTCGTTCGTCCTGGTCAACGTCCTCATCGGGGTGGTGCTCAACTCCCTCGACGAGGCCCGCGAGATGGAGAAGGAGGCCTCCCGGGCGCAGCCGGACCCGGGGCGGGACGGGCCGGACGCGGCCGACGGCGATCTGCGCGACCGGATCGCCACGGCCCGGCGCGCGCTGGACGAGATCGAGGCGGGTCTCGGCGCCGCGCCGCAGGCGGCCCGTCCCCCGGCCCGGCAGCTGGAGGCCTCGCACACCGGCGGCTGA